A window from Chitinophaga filiformis encodes these proteins:
- a CDS encoding family 10 glycosylhydrolase, with protein sequence MNKRNFLKSVGLGSLAIMQPAIPTLSAAAKTPSQPAKLPRHRVWINPDEKDTVAELQQRYAAYKKAGIGDIFFEADSEKHFRTAKENGIKAHRWIWTMNRGEKELLASHPEWYAKNRKGESCATNPPYVGYYRWLCPSKPEVVNYLKEQAEAVLSKDYVDGLHLDYVRYCDVVLPVNLWSNYGIDQSRELPEYDFCYCETCREKYKEKKGIDPLEMEHPDQSPSWRKYRYDRITNVVTNLAQVAKQHKKPITAAVFPTPDIAKRIVRQDWTNWPLDSVNPMIYHGFYKEDVNWIGEAVAEGVNGLHGKFPLYAGLYLPDFKGNMDDLEKGIRLALQNGAAGVSLFGSVNTTVLDTLKKASV encoded by the coding sequence ATGAATAAACGCAACTTCCTGAAATCAGTTGGCCTTGGTAGCCTGGCTATTATGCAACCAGCTATCCCGACTTTATCTGCCGCTGCGAAAACACCATCCCAGCCTGCAAAATTGCCCAGGCACCGTGTATGGATAAATCCCGATGAAAAAGATACCGTTGCCGAACTGCAGCAGCGGTATGCCGCCTACAAGAAAGCCGGCATAGGTGATATTTTCTTCGAAGCAGATAGCGAAAAGCATTTCAGAACAGCGAAAGAGAATGGCATCAAAGCACATAGATGGATCTGGACAATGAATCGTGGAGAGAAGGAATTACTGGCCAGCCATCCGGAATGGTACGCCAAAAACAGGAAAGGAGAATCCTGTGCAACCAATCCTCCCTATGTTGGATACTACCGTTGGTTATGCCCGAGCAAACCGGAAGTTGTCAACTATCTGAAAGAACAAGCCGAAGCAGTACTGTCAAAAGACTACGTAGATGGTCTTCACCTGGACTATGTGCGCTATTGCGATGTTGTTCTTCCTGTCAACCTGTGGAGCAATTATGGTATCGATCAATCCAGGGAATTGCCTGAATATGATTTCTGCTATTGTGAAACCTGCAGGGAGAAGTATAAAGAGAAAAAAGGAATTGATCCCCTGGAGATGGAGCATCCTGACCAGAGCCCTTCCTGGAGAAAATACAGGTATGACCGTATCACAAATGTAGTGACCAACCTGGCTCAGGTGGCTAAACAACACAAGAAGCCTATCACAGCAGCGGTATTTCCAACGCCTGATATTGCGAAACGTATCGTAAGACAAGACTGGACCAACTGGCCGCTTGACTCTGTTAATCCGATGATCTATCATGGTTTCTACAAAGAAGACGTGAACTGGATAGGAGAAGCGGTAGCAGAGGGCGTGAATGGTCTGCACGGGAAATTCCCTTTGTATGCAGGCTTATACCTGCCCGATTTCAAGGGCAACATGGACGACCTGGAAAAAGGTATCCGTCTGGCATTACAAAACGGTGCTGCAGGTGTATCGTTATTCGGAAGTGTGAATACAACTGTATTGGATACACTCAAAAAAGCAAGTGTATAG
- a CDS encoding RagB/SusD family nutrient uptake outer membrane protein: MRLNKAFIILSLVFGCGMASCSLDEELGSTLTREQADSLIKVPALLISAYNGLQLPFQDQSNFWALQEMTADEAVAPTRGGDWDDNGVWRALKLHNWTPDHTYISNTFSNILQLQFLASNVLSFNPTAQQAGEARFLRAFAMFSILDGWGQVPFRNPGDTLLNAPRVMQPAEATAYIISELTDIINVLDENVPAYTANKNAARALLMKVYLNKGAWANRAAPTFDAGDMQKVIELADAITASGKYSLTNYFDNFAYNNDAISKENIFTQRNGPGFSTVRSGNAVFCHWAPTLHYNQDPSGWNGYATISDFYDKFEAADLRRGGSYPGVTDKTGLKVGFLVGQQYNGAGTALKDRKGNLLIFTRELKLQETDPNTLEVTGIRVVKYPPDMTSNETKSSNNANNDYVFLRYADVLLMKAEALLRTNNAAAALTIVNEIRANRHASTWTSIDLNKLIDERGRELYWEGWRRQDLIRFGKFLDIWQLKPADNPKNLLFPIPTSDLAVNKNLKQNDGY; this comes from the coding sequence ATGCGATTGAATAAAGCATTCATCATATTATCACTTGTCTTCGGATGTGGAATGGCATCCTGCTCTCTCGATGAAGAGCTGGGCTCCACGCTGACACGTGAACAGGCAGATTCACTGATAAAGGTTCCCGCACTGTTGATCTCAGCATACAATGGCCTGCAATTGCCTTTTCAGGACCAATCCAACTTTTGGGCGCTACAGGAAATGACTGCGGATGAGGCAGTAGCTCCCACCCGTGGCGGTGACTGGGATGATAATGGCGTATGGCGTGCGCTTAAGCTGCACAACTGGACACCAGATCATACATATATCAGCAATACATTTTCCAATATCCTGCAGCTACAGTTCCTGGCATCCAATGTGCTGAGTTTTAACCCTACTGCACAACAGGCAGGGGAAGCCCGCTTCCTGCGCGCTTTTGCAATGTTCTCTATCCTCGATGGCTGGGGACAGGTACCGTTCCGTAATCCCGGCGATACCCTGTTGAATGCGCCAAGAGTAATGCAACCGGCAGAAGCTACAGCGTATATCATCAGTGAACTCACAGACATCATTAATGTACTGGATGAGAATGTTCCGGCATACACAGCCAATAAGAATGCAGCCAGGGCTCTGCTGATGAAGGTGTATCTTAACAAGGGCGCCTGGGCTAACAGGGCGGCTCCTACATTCGATGCCGGAGATATGCAGAAGGTGATTGAGCTTGCAGATGCAATTACCGCAAGCGGCAAGTATAGCCTGACCAATTACTTTGACAACTTCGCCTATAATAATGATGCTATCTCAAAAGAGAACATCTTTACCCAACGGAATGGCCCCGGCTTCAGTACTGTAAGAAGCGGAAACGCAGTATTCTGTCACTGGGCGCCTACCCTGCACTATAACCAGGATCCCAGCGGTTGGAATGGGTATGCGACCATCTCCGATTTCTATGACAAGTTTGAAGCAGCTGATCTGCGCCGTGGAGGATCATATCCGGGTGTGACAGATAAGACCGGTCTGAAGGTTGGTTTCCTGGTAGGACAACAGTATAATGGTGCAGGTACTGCATTGAAAGACAGGAAGGGAAATCTGCTGATCTTTACAAGAGAGTTGAAACTACAGGAAACAGACCCAAATACCTTGGAAGTAACAGGTATCAGGGTTGTAAAGTATCCGCCTGATATGACTTCCAATGAAACGAAAAGCAGTAATAATGCTAACAACGATTATGTGTTCCTGCGTTATGCAGACGTATTGCTGATGAAAGCAGAAGCATTGCTGCGCACGAACAATGCCGCAGCTGCACTGACGATCGTCAATGAGATCAGGGCTAACCGTCACGCCAGTACCTGGACTTCTATAGATCTTAACAAACTGATCGATGAAAGAGGTCGTGAGCTTTATTGGGAAGGCTGGCGCAGACAGGACCTGATCCGTTTTGGTAAGTTCCTGGATATCTGGCAGCTGAAACCAGCCGATAACCCGAAGAATTTGTTATTCCCGATACCCACCAGTGATCTTGCTGTTAATAAGAACCTCAAACAGAACGACGGTTATTAA
- a CDS encoding SusC/RagA family TonB-linked outer membrane protein, with translation MTNLLFRKVRLLCSLLLLVAGLASAQTKPVTGKITDENGNPVPGATVQVKGTNTGTATTADGTFKLNVPANATSLVISFVGYVQQEIAIAGKSDFSISLVPTSTTLTDVVVVGYGTTRKKDLTGSVVSIKSADFNKGIVTAPDQLIQGKVAGLMVVANSGAPGGATTVRIRGNSSVRTGNQPLYVVDGMPLDGRTAKPSVSANGLGQTPDANPLNFINSFDILSMDVLKDASATAIYGARGANGVVIITTKKGAVGTPRLDVNYSAGMSKILKKLDVLDANGYRNALKQYNLAGGDEGSSVDAMESILRTGVTHNVNVGISGGGESGVYRASFGMLDQQGIVKKTGLKKYTANLNGQYKLLDSKRLGVDYYIQAAHTTEQIAPITSNAGFTGSLIGQALQWNPTLALRKPNGSFNVLGVGSAINPEAMSAAYDDKVNINSILANVSPSFKFTDELEYRFTYSINHQVGERETQIASFINIDQVFGNGQAYYGNNTLTSQLMTHTLNFNKQITPALFLGAVIGYERQKFDYKGRSVGGLGFTTDELKYTDILQNPTQTNTFLSSFRNPKSELQSYFGRANLNFLDKYLLTATLRADGSSKFGSNNKYGYFPSFAAKWNLSNEAFLKDNKTINQLALRVGWGITGNQEFPAGAAQEQYTLNSNGGASLSNVANPNLKWESSKQLNAGIDYTFFGGRLYGSIDYFHKNTSDLLFNFPAIQPAPASNYWINLPANVINKGVEIVLRGDVVSTKDFVWNLGVNATFLKNKLENYDGPPVLTGSISGQGVSDAYAQRLTNNQPLNSFYLRKFEGFDDNGQGKYTDGGNSLFYLGDPNPKTMLGIITSVNYKHWSLNISMHGAYGFDLYNNTANTVLPINNLGSRNIAADLVGTKESLSNPITVSSRYLEKGNFMKMDNATISYSIGNIGKVIKNASVYITGQNLFIITKYSGFDPEVNTDKSINGVTSLGIEYSPYPTARNFLAGINFSL, from the coding sequence ATGACCAATCTTCTATTTCGCAAGGTGCGTCTGTTATGCTCGTTACTACTGCTAGTAGCAGGTTTAGCCAGCGCACAGACCAAACCCGTGACCGGTAAGATCACGGACGAAAATGGCAACCCTGTTCCTGGCGCCACTGTACAGGTAAAAGGTACAAACACGGGCACTGCGACGACAGCAGACGGCACGTTTAAGTTGAATGTACCGGCAAACGCTACCTCATTAGTGATTTCCTTTGTTGGCTATGTACAACAGGAAATTGCTATTGCCGGTAAGTCAGATTTTTCTATTTCACTGGTGCCAACCAGTACGACCCTCACAGATGTGGTTGTTGTTGGTTATGGCACCACCCGGAAGAAAGACCTGACGGGTTCGGTGGTATCTATCAAATCGGCCGATTTCAACAAAGGTATCGTAACCGCCCCCGATCAGCTGATCCAGGGTAAGGTGGCCGGTCTGATGGTGGTTGCCAACAGTGGTGCCCCAGGTGGCGCCACAACCGTTAGGATAAGGGGTAACTCTTCCGTTAGAACAGGTAACCAGCCACTGTACGTGGTAGACGGTATGCCGTTGGATGGCCGTACCGCTAAACCTTCCGTAAGTGCGAATGGTCTGGGTCAGACACCGGATGCTAACCCGCTGAACTTTATCAATTCTTTCGACATCCTTTCCATGGATGTATTGAAAGACGCGTCTGCTACTGCTATTTATGGTGCAAGGGGCGCTAACGGTGTAGTGATCATTACCACTAAGAAAGGGGCTGTAGGAACTCCCCGCCTGGATGTAAACTATTCCGCCGGGATGAGTAAAATCCTGAAAAAACTGGACGTCCTGGATGCCAATGGTTACAGAAATGCGCTCAAACAGTACAATCTGGCCGGTGGCGACGAAGGTTCAAGCGTAGATGCCATGGAGAGCATCCTTCGTACAGGCGTTACGCACAACGTAAACGTCGGTATCAGCGGTGGTGGTGAATCCGGTGTTTACAGGGCCTCTTTTGGTATGCTCGACCAACAGGGCATCGTAAAAAAGACCGGATTGAAGAAATACACAGCTAACCTGAATGGTCAATATAAACTGCTTGATAGTAAAAGATTGGGGGTAGATTATTATATCCAGGCTGCCCATACTACTGAACAGATTGCTCCTATTACCAGCAATGCCGGTTTTACTGGTAGTTTAATCGGTCAGGCGCTGCAATGGAATCCCACCCTGGCATTACGCAAGCCAAATGGGTCTTTTAATGTGTTAGGCGTTGGTTCTGCCATCAATCCGGAAGCAATGTCTGCAGCATATGATGATAAGGTGAACATTAACAGCATTCTGGCCAATGTTTCCCCTTCCTTCAAGTTTACAGATGAGCTGGAATACCGTTTCACTTACAGTATCAACCACCAGGTGGGTGAAAGGGAAACACAGATCGCGTCCTTTATTAATATAGACCAGGTGTTTGGCAACGGTCAGGCTTACTATGGTAACAATACGCTTACCTCCCAGCTGATGACCCATACCCTGAACTTTAACAAACAGATCACTCCTGCACTCTTCCTCGGCGCCGTGATCGGGTATGAACGCCAGAAATTTGATTACAAAGGCAGATCTGTAGGTGGTCTTGGCTTTACTACGGATGAGCTGAAATATACAGACATTCTTCAGAACCCTACACAGACGAATACATTCCTGAGCTCCTTCCGCAACCCAAAGTCTGAGCTGCAGTCTTATTTTGGCAGGGCGAACCTGAACTTCCTGGACAAATACCTGCTGACTGCTACGTTGAGAGCGGATGGTTCAAGTAAGTTCGGTTCCAACAATAAATATGGTTATTTCCCATCATTTGCTGCTAAATGGAACCTTAGTAACGAGGCTTTCCTTAAAGACAATAAAACGATCAACCAGTTGGCATTACGTGTTGGCTGGGGTATTACAGGTAACCAGGAATTCCCGGCAGGTGCTGCTCAGGAACAATACACGCTTAATTCAAATGGTGGTGCGAGCCTTAGCAATGTGGCAAACCCCAACCTGAAATGGGAAAGCTCCAAACAGCTGAACGCCGGTATTGACTATACTTTCTTTGGCGGCAGACTGTATGGTAGTATAGATTACTTCCATAAAAATACCTCAGACCTGCTCTTCAACTTCCCTGCTATCCAGCCCGCACCAGCTTCCAATTACTGGATCAACCTGCCGGCTAACGTGATTAACAAAGGGGTGGAAATAGTATTAAGAGGCGATGTGGTGTCTACTAAGGACTTTGTCTGGAATCTCGGTGTGAACGCTACCTTCCTGAAAAACAAGCTGGAAAACTACGACGGTCCTCCGGTGCTGACAGGTTCTATCAGCGGACAGGGCGTATCTGATGCATATGCGCAGCGCCTCACCAACAATCAGCCGCTGAACTCTTTCTACCTGAGGAAATTTGAAGGTTTTGACGACAATGGTCAGGGTAAATATACCGACGGAGGTAACAGCCTCTTCTACCTGGGAGACCCTAATCCTAAAACAATGTTGGGTATTATTACTTCCGTAAACTACAAACACTGGTCATTAAACATCAGTATGCACGGCGCTTATGGTTTCGATCTGTATAATAATACCGCCAATACTGTATTACCTATCAACAACCTGGGTTCCAGGAATATTGCTGCTGACCTGGTGGGAACAAAGGAAAGTCTTTCCAACCCTATCACAGTGTCCAGCCGTTATCTTGAAAAAGGCAATTTCATGAAAATGGATAATGCCACTATCAGTTATAGTATCGGGAATATCGGAAAGGTGATCAAGAACGCTTCTGTATATATCACCGGACAAAACCTCTTCATCATCACGAAGTACTCCGGTTTTGATCCTGAAGTAAATACAGATAAGAGTATCAATGGTGTGACCTCTTTGGGTATAGAGTATTCACCTTATCCAACAGCCAGGAACTTTCTGGCCGGCATCAATTTCTCGTTATAA
- a CDS encoding DUF6377 domain-containing protein, whose product MKSKLICLLLLVACKMSFAGSGRDSLLNKLNLTIENAHVYDAEKLKQIDALRQAFAAAKRSSLQQQFDICQQLYEQFKVFKYDSAFAYARKLQELAREMNDSERINYAGVKLGFVLLSSGMFREAGDYLLTVNVNSLPDSARAEYYSLKGRYYYDMSDYSSDTYFAPSYTRQGNIYIDSALMLYKPHSFNYDYSYGLMYQKKQMMDSAKYYYTLTVAHEDITTHQQAIATSSLGNIYIKLGKQDSAIIMMTKAAMADIMSCTKETTAMFILAELLFKERDVKHASRYIEYAVADASFYGARLRKVQVSAILPIIEVEKINTVEAQKKLLFVYSAIATLLLLALIWLSVIIYRQYKKLQAAQQVITAAHALQQEINYKLMEANKIKEEYIGYCFQINSSYLDKIKKFKKLADQKLTDNKYAEVRYLVNNIDLKEERDELFRNFDRIFLKIFPNFVSVFNSFFKEEDRIRLKDNELLNTDLRIFALIRIGISDNVKIAQILEYSVNTIYTYKTKIKNKAIIPKEEFEERLMDIKAL is encoded by the coding sequence ATGAAATCGAAGCTTATTTGTTTGTTATTGCTAGTTGCATGTAAAATGTCATTCGCCGGTTCTGGCCGGGATAGTTTATTGAATAAGTTAAACCTGACGATTGAAAACGCACATGTATATGATGCAGAGAAACTGAAACAGATCGACGCCTTGCGACAGGCATTTGCTGCGGCAAAGCGATCGTCCCTGCAGCAGCAGTTTGATATCTGCCAGCAATTATATGAACAGTTCAAGGTTTTTAAATATGATTCAGCTTTCGCTTATGCCCGTAAACTGCAGGAACTGGCGCGTGAAATGAATGACTCAGAGCGGATCAATTATGCCGGCGTTAAACTTGGCTTCGTGTTACTTTCTTCCGGTATGTTCCGGGAGGCAGGCGATTACCTGCTGACCGTAAATGTCAATTCCCTGCCGGATAGTGCCAGGGCGGAATACTACTCGTTAAAGGGACGTTACTACTATGACATGTCCGACTATAGCAGTGATACCTACTTTGCACCTTCCTACACCCGCCAGGGGAATATCTATATTGATTCTGCACTGATGCTATATAAACCACATTCGTTCAATTATGACTATAGCTATGGTTTAATGTATCAGAAGAAACAAATGATGGACAGTGCTAAGTATTATTATACCTTAACTGTCGCCCACGAGGATATCACCACACACCAACAGGCCATTGCTACATCCTCGCTGGGAAATATCTACATAAAGCTAGGCAAGCAGGACAGTGCGATCATCATGATGACAAAGGCGGCCATGGCCGATATCATGTCCTGTACCAAGGAAACAACGGCAATGTTTATCCTGGCGGAACTGCTTTTTAAAGAGCGGGACGTTAAACATGCCTCGCGGTACATAGAGTATGCAGTAGCAGACGCCTCATTCTATGGCGCCCGCTTACGGAAAGTGCAGGTCAGTGCCATTCTGCCCATTATTGAAGTAGAAAAGATCAATACGGTAGAGGCCCAGAAAAAGCTGTTGTTTGTTTATTCGGCGATAGCCACCCTCCTTTTGCTGGCGCTGATCTGGCTGTCTGTGATTATTTACCGGCAGTATAAAAAGCTACAGGCCGCTCAGCAGGTTATTACGGCCGCCCACGCATTGCAACAGGAGATTAACTATAAGTTAATGGAAGCCAACAAAATAAAAGAGGAGTATATTGGTTATTGTTTTCAGATCAATTCATCTTACCTTGATAAGATCAAGAAATTTAAAAAGCTGGCCGATCAGAAATTAACGGATAACAAATATGCAGAGGTCAGGTATCTAGTCAATAATATCGACCTGAAAGAGGAACGTGATGAATTGTTCAGAAATTTTGATCGCATCTTCCTGAAAATATTTCCCAACTTTGTAAGCGTCTTTAACTCATTTTTCAAAGAAGAGGACCGGATCAGATTAAAAGATAACGAACTATTGAACACAGATCTCCGGATTTTCGCCCTGATAAGGATAGGTATCAGTGACAATGTAAAAATTGCCCAGATCCTCGAATATTCAGTGAACACTATTTACACTTATAAAACAAAGATTAAAAACAAAGCAATCATTCCAAAAGAAGAGTTTGAAGAACGGCTAATGGACATCAAAGCCCTTTAA
- a CDS encoding helix-turn-helix transcriptional regulator produces MPVNKNALIRYRTIDSCLQNRLRKWTLQDLINAVGDALYEYEGVEKGISRRAIQMDLQAMRSDKLGYSAPIVVVDKKYYTYEDPDYSITKIPLNDLDLSRMNEAVEVLKQFKGFSHFSSLNEVVQKLEDHVYAASHNTRSVIDFEKNERLKGLEHLELLYQSVIQRKAVKISYQSFRAKSGNTFEYHVWWLKEFKNRWFAVGVKGKGMVITHLALDRIQELELLDDTLYIENDNVEPASYYKDVVGVTVSTNLRAQNVKILISHEHAPYILTKPMHHSQELLETREDGIIINLKVQLNFELEREILGYGDGMIVLSPASLAARMHKKMQQGVVNYSDPLLFHKTER; encoded by the coding sequence ATGCCCGTTAATAAGAATGCCCTTATCCGTTACAGAACTATTGACTCCTGTCTCCAGAACCGTTTACGGAAATGGACATTACAAGATCTTATTAACGCTGTAGGAGACGCATTATATGAATACGAAGGGGTAGAAAAAGGTATCAGCCGGCGCGCTATTCAGATGGATCTGCAGGCTATGCGGAGCGACAAACTGGGATACAGTGCGCCGATCGTTGTTGTGGACAAGAAATATTACACGTATGAAGATCCGGATTACAGTATCACAAAAATTCCTTTGAACGACTTAGATCTGAGCCGGATGAATGAGGCGGTGGAGGTGCTCAAACAATTCAAGGGATTCTCTCATTTCAGTAGCCTGAACGAAGTTGTACAGAAACTGGAGGACCATGTATATGCTGCCTCCCACAATACGCGGTCAGTTATTGACTTTGAGAAAAATGAGCGGCTGAAGGGGCTGGAGCACCTCGAGCTGTTGTATCAATCCGTCATCCAGAGAAAAGCTGTTAAGATCAGTTATCAGTCTTTCCGTGCGAAGAGTGGCAACACTTTTGAGTACCATGTCTGGTGGTTGAAAGAGTTTAAGAACAGGTGGTTTGCGGTTGGGGTAAAGGGAAAAGGTATGGTGATCACCCACCTGGCCCTCGACAGGATACAGGAACTGGAGCTATTGGACGACACTTTATATATTGAGAATGATAATGTGGAGCCGGCAAGCTATTATAAAGATGTTGTGGGAGTAACAGTATCCACTAACCTTCGGGCTCAGAATGTTAAGATACTTATCAGTCATGAACATGCGCCCTACATTCTTACAAAACCGATGCATCATTCCCAGGAACTTTTAGAGACCCGGGAAGATGGTATTATTATTAACCTGAAGGTCCAACTGAATTTTGAGCTGGAAAGGGAGATCCTTGGGTATGGAGATGGGATGATCGTTTTATCTCCTGCAAGCCTGGCAGCCAGAATGCATAAAAAAATGCAGCAGGGGGTCGTTAATTACAGCGACCCGCTACTATTCCACAAAACTGAAAGATGA
- a CDS encoding slipin family protein, which translates to MISRTKVAAYSKALVFRNNRYIKTLAEGTHWVKLGELVMVYDMTKPFQPSVDLNILLQHTDLAEALEVITVKQQEIALLYENGLFRSVLAPGKYAYWKGIAEYSVTHIDLSKYEITEEVERAILVRPELQPYVRLYTVESYEKGLLYVDGKFNKALEPGIHYFWKNPVALTVYKTDIRQLQMEINGQEILTKDKANIRINFTLRYNVADIYKLVENKEYDKQLYVLLQLALREQVAVYTLDELLDKRDEISPMVMNTVTEKALQLGVKLLDCGIRDIILPGDVKEIMNQVLIAEKKAQANSIMRREETASTRSLLNTAKLMEENEMLFKLKEMEYVEKIADKISNITLSGGGDIVGQLKQIFVPAKKG; encoded by the coding sequence ATGATATCACGTACAAAAGTAGCTGCATATAGCAAGGCATTGGTGTTCAGGAACAATCGCTACATTAAGACGCTGGCAGAAGGTACTCACTGGGTGAAGTTGGGTGAGCTTGTGATGGTTTACGATATGACGAAGCCATTCCAACCTTCTGTGGACCTGAATATACTATTACAGCATACCGATCTGGCAGAAGCACTGGAAGTGATCACCGTAAAGCAACAGGAAATCGCTCTGCTGTACGAAAACGGCTTGTTCAGATCCGTATTGGCGCCAGGAAAGTACGCTTACTGGAAAGGGATCGCCGAGTATAGTGTTACCCATATAGACCTGTCCAAGTATGAAATCACCGAGGAGGTAGAACGTGCCATACTGGTAAGACCAGAATTACAACCTTATGTAAGGCTCTACACAGTGGAATCTTACGAGAAGGGACTGTTGTATGTGGATGGAAAGTTCAACAAGGCACTTGAACCAGGTATACACTATTTCTGGAAGAACCCTGTTGCATTAACCGTGTATAAAACAGATATCCGCCAGTTACAGATGGAGATCAACGGACAGGAAATCCTGACAAAGGACAAGGCCAATATCCGTATCAACTTCACATTACGTTATAATGTAGCAGACATTTACAAGCTGGTGGAAAATAAGGAATATGACAAGCAACTCTATGTATTGCTGCAGCTGGCCCTTCGGGAACAGGTAGCAGTGTATACACTCGATGAACTGCTCGATAAAAGAGATGAGATCTCTCCAATGGTCATGAATACTGTAACAGAAAAGGCGCTTCAACTGGGTGTTAAGCTGCTGGATTGCGGTATCCGTGATATCATACTGCCAGGCGATGTGAAGGAGATCATGAACCAGGTATTGATTGCTGAAAAGAAGGCACAGGCCAATAGCATTATGCGAAGAGAAGAAACAGCAAGCACCCGCAGCCTGTTGAATACGGCGAAGCTGATGGAAGAAAATGAAATGCTGTTCAAGCTGAAGGAGATGGAATATGTGGAAAAGATCGCAGATAAGATCAGCAACATTACGCTAAGCGGAGGTGGAGACATAGTAGGACAGCTAAAGCAAATATTCGTACCGGCCAAGAAGGGATGA
- a CDS encoding DUF5690 family protein translates to MHQPISNRFSSRQLSVALFSALITFAAYTCIFAFRKAFNVAAYAGYTILGLDYKIVLVITQVLGYMSSKFYGIRFISEMKRVGRGRLILLLVALSWMAWLLFALIPPPYNAWCLFFNGFPLGMIWGIVFSYVEGRRTTDLISAALAVSFIFASGLAKFTAQWVMQSLEVNEFRMPFVVGALFILPLLLFVYLLEKIPAPDAEDKALRMHRLPMSAEERKKLLARFLPGLVMLVIIYILVTILREVRDSFMADMWRASGEPFDASVFTRTETIISLIILVMIAGMIFLQNNYRAFILTQVIMLLGFIISLVATVLYLQSGLSLYLWMIFVGLGLFMVYIPFNSILFDRFIATFRFSGNVGFLIYLADSFGYLGSVGVLLTKSLFRIQANWLQFYTQLVLITGCAGIIGTIISIIYFIRQYRSEVKV, encoded by the coding sequence TTGCATCAGCCAATATCCAATCGTTTCTCTTCCCGTCAACTCAGCGTAGCCCTCTTTTCTGCACTGATCACCTTTGCTGCATACACCTGTATATTTGCTTTCCGAAAAGCCTTCAATGTAGCGGCCTATGCAGGATATACCATTTTGGGGCTGGATTATAAGATCGTACTGGTCATTACCCAGGTATTGGGATATATGAGCAGTAAGTTCTATGGCATACGATTTATTTCAGAAATGAAAAGGGTGGGAAGGGGCCGGCTGATACTGCTATTAGTAGCATTATCCTGGATGGCATGGCTGCTGTTTGCACTAATACCTCCTCCTTACAATGCCTGGTGCCTCTTCTTCAATGGATTCCCACTTGGTATGATATGGGGCATTGTGTTTTCTTATGTTGAAGGCCGGCGTACAACAGATCTCATCAGCGCAGCCTTGGCCGTCAGTTTTATCTTTGCCTCGGGGTTAGCCAAATTTACTGCACAATGGGTCATGCAATCGCTGGAAGTAAATGAATTCCGGATGCCATTTGTAGTCGGCGCCCTGTTTATCCTACCCTTATTATTATTCGTATATCTGCTGGAAAAGATTCCAGCACCCGACGCGGAAGACAAAGCATTACGTATGCACCGCCTACCCATGTCTGCCGAAGAAAGGAAAAAGCTCTTAGCCCGGTTCCTACCCGGCCTGGTAATGCTTGTCATTATCTACATTCTTGTAACCATACTAAGAGAAGTAAGGGATAGCTTTATGGCCGATATGTGGCGAGCCTCCGGCGAGCCCTTCGACGCCAGCGTATTTACCCGCACTGAGACTATCATTTCCCTGATCATACTGGTCATGATTGCAGGCATGATATTCCTTCAGAACAATTACAGGGCCTTCATCCTGACGCAGGTCATCATGTTGCTGGGCTTTATCATTTCTCTTGTAGCAACTGTGCTCTACCTTCAATCCGGGTTGTCATTATACCTGTGGATGATATTCGTGGGACTGGGCTTGTTCATGGTTTACATACCATTCAACAGTATATTGTTTGACCGTTTTATCGCCACTTTCCGCTTTTCCGGCAATGTCGGCTTCCTCATTTACCTGGCAGATTCCTTCGGTTACCTGGGAAGTGTAGGCGTATTACTAACGAAATCCCTGTTCCGCATTCAGGCCAACTGGTTACAGTTCTATACACAACTGGTGCTGATAACGGGATGCGCCGGTATTATCGGCACTATTATCAGTATCATTTATTTTATAAGGCAATACAGATCTGAGGTAAAGGTTTAG